CGTCTCTCAACGACCCGGCCCACCCCAAGACCCCGAACCTCGGAACGCACTGGATCTCAAGCGCACTTGAGGTTGCAGCATGGTCGGCATGGACACAGACTCCGCGGCCCGCGCCGCAGCCATCGAAGCCATCCGTCAGATCGTCGCCACCGTCGAGCACTCCCAGCAGAACAAGGACCCCGACGAGTTCCTCACCCTCTTCCACCCCGACGCGATCTGGACCACCGCCCACGGCAAGGTGCTCATCGGCCTCGACGCGATCTCCGAGTTCACCCGCAAGGTGCTCCCCGCGGCCGAGTGGGACGGCAAGGTCACCTACGAGGTGGCCC
This sequence is a window from Streptomyces sp. HUAS YS2. Protein-coding genes within it:
- a CDS encoding SgcJ/EcaC family oxidoreductase; amino-acid sequence: MDTDSAARAAAIEAIRQIVATVEHSQQNKDPDEFLTLFHPDAIWTTAHGKVLIGLDAISEFTRKVLPAAEWDGKVTYEVAHVLFIRPDVAAVKVRQRYLSPDDESEGAPLYVMSQQDDGRWLLTACQNTGVVAG